Proteins from one Ananas comosus cultivar F153 linkage group 5, ASM154086v1, whole genome shotgun sequence genomic window:
- the LOC109710425 gene encoding pentatricopeptide repeat-containing protein At1g10270-like isoform X3 produces MAAMLRASRLDDAAALFQFFFRQSNIVPNVVSYNILINAHCNAARVDTALAVYREILDRAPFSPSPVTYRHLTKGLVDSDRIPEAIDLLREMLNRGHGADSLVYNNLIAGFIDRGNWDKAFELFDELKDRCLVYDGVVHATFMEGYWKRGMDKEAMESYQSLLDRQFKMSPATCNVLLETLLKHDKKEEANKLWESMLDNHTPPSFTAVNTETYNVMVNQCFKEGKFEEAIEVFHRTGRKPVMMDVGCFNNIIGKLCENGLLEEAEKLFEEMPGRSVIPDVFTYGHFVDGFFKAGRKEDALRYFEKLVGAGENGPKYNVGFYNKVFDGLVKAGAIGDALEIYGKMGENGMRPDFRSYEILVKALCEEGDLDRCRKLVEEMVGNRIVANSEFRGFVLDAFEKAGQGEEIEAMFQERPGIGAPQVRPGFVAPPRVAGFGAQAQPRFGGPQGQGGFGGPQGQERFGAPQGQQVGFGSPQGQQVGFGAPQGQQVGSGAPQGQQLGFGAPKGQQGFGAPQGQQGFGAPQGQQGFGTSRGQQGFGASQGQQGFGAPPGQQVGYDAAPQSQQVGFGAPQSQQGFGAPQGQQGFGAPQGQRGFGAPQGQQGFGAPPGQQVRYDAAPQGQQVGFGAPQGQAGFGAPQGQQGYDASQGQYGFGTQRFATPQGQQGFGASQGQIQFGAGQDQHGFGASQSQPDFGATQAQPGFGAPQNQPGFGSPQGVHEFGAPPGKPGFDAPQGQQEFDASQDRQSFLFMMLQELGKK; encoded by the exons ATGGCCGCCATGCTCCGCGCCTCCCGCctcgacgacgccgccgccctctTCCAGTTCTTCTTCCGCCAGTCGAACATCGTCCCCAACGTCGTCTCCTACAACATCCTCATCAACGCCCACTGCAACGCCGCGCGCGTCGACACCGCCCTCGCCGTGTACCGCGAGATCCTCGACCGCGCCCCCTTCTCCCCCTCCCCCGTCACCTACCGCCACCTCACCAAGGGCCTCGTCGACTCCGACCGCATCCCCGAGGCCATCGACCTCCTCCGCGAGATGCTCAACCGCGGCCACGGCGCCGACTCCTTGGTCTACAACAACCTCATCGCCGGGTTCATCGACCGCGGCAATTGGGACAAGGCCTTCGAGCTCTTCGACGAGCTCAAGGACCGCTGCCTCGTCTACGACGGGGTCGTCCACGCCACCTTCATGGAGGGGTACTGGAAGCGCGGGATGGACAAGGAGGCCATGGAGTCGTACCAGTCCCTCCTCGATCGCCAGTTCAAGATGAGCCCCGCCACGTGCAATGTGCTGCTAGAGACGCTGCTGAAGCACGACAAGAAGGAGGAGGCTAATAAGCTCTGGGAGAGCATGCTCGACAACCACACGCCGCCTAGTTTCACCGCCGTGAACACGGAGACGTATAATGTAATGGTGAACCAGTGCTTCAAGGAGGGCAAGTTTGAGGAGGCCATAGAGGTGTTCCATAGGACGGGGAGGAAGCCCGTCATGATGGACGTTGGGTGCTTTAACAATATCATTGGGAAGCTGTGCGAAAATGGGCTTCTTGAGGAAGCAGAGAAGCTGTTCGAGGAAATGCCTGGGAGGTCCGTGATCCCTGATGTGTTCACCTATGGGCATTTTGTCGATGGGTTCTTTAAGGCGGGGAGAAAGGAGGATGCTTTGCGGTATTTCGAGAAGTTGGTGGGTGCCGGAGAGAACGGCCCAAAGTACAACGTAGGGTTTTACAACAAGGTGTTTGATGGGTTGGTGAAAGCGGGAGCGATTGGTGATGCTCTAGAGATCTATGGGAAGATGGGGGAGAACGGGATGAGGCCGGATTTTAGGAGTTATGAGATTTTGGTTAAAGCACTGTGTGAGGAAGGGGACTTGGACCGATGCCGGAAGTTAGTGGAAGAGATGGTAGGAAATCGGATAGTTGCCAACTCCGAGTTCCGTGGGTTTGTACTGGACGCTTTCGAGAAAGCAGGTCAGGGAGAAGAGATTGAAGCAATGTTTCAAGAGAGACCGGGCATTGGCGCTCCACAAGTTCGGCCGGGGTTTGTTGCTCCTCCAAGAGTTGCAGGGTTTGGTGCTCAAGCGCAGCCAAGGTTCGGTGGTCCTCAAGGCCAAGGAGGGTTTGGTGGGCCTCAAGGCCAAGAGAGGTTTGGTGCTCCTCAAGGCCAACAAGTAGGGTTTGGTTCTCCTCAAGGCCAGCAAGTAGGGTTTGGTGCTCCTCAAGGCCAGCAAGTAGGGTCTGGAGCTCCTCAGGGCCAACAATTAGGATTTGGTGCTCCTAAAGGCCAGCAAGGTTTTGGTGCCCCTCAAGGCCAACAGGGTTTTGGTGCTCCTCAAGGCCAGCAAGGTTTTGGTACCTCTCGAGGCCAACAGGGTTTTGGTGCTTCTCAAGGCCAGCAAGGTTTTGGTGCTCCTCCCGGCCAACAAGTAGGGTATGATGCTGCTCCTCAAAGCCAACAAGTAGGATTTGGTGCTCCTCAAAGCCAGCAAGGTTTTGGTGCCCCTCAAGGCCAACAGGGCTTTGGTGCTCCTCAAGGTCAGCGAGGTTTTGGTGCTCCTCAAGGCCAACAAGGTTTTGGTGCTCCTCCAGGTCAACAAGTACGGTATGATGCAGCTCCTCAAGGCCAACAAGTAGGATTTGGTGCTCCTCAAGGCCAAGCAGGGTTTGGTGCCCCTCAAGGTCAACAAGGTTATGATGCTTCTCAAGGCCAATATGGGTTTGGGACTCAAAGGTTTGCTACCCCTCAAGGCCAACAAGGTTTTGGTGCTTCTCAAGGCCAAATACAGTTCGGTGCTGGTCAAGACCAACATGGTTTTGGTGCCTCTCAAAGTCAACCAGATTTTGGTGCTACTCAAGCTCAACCAGGGTTTGGTGCTCCTCAAAACCAACCAGGGTTTGGTTCTCCTCAAGGCGTACATGAGTTTGGTGCTCCACCAGGCAAGCCAGGGTTCGATGCTCCTCAAGGCCAGCAAGAGTTTGATGCATCCCAAGACCGACAG TCTTTTCTCTTTATGATGCTACAGGAGCTAGGAAAAAAATAA
- the LOC109710425 gene encoding pentatricopeptide repeat-containing protein At1g10270-like isoform X2: protein MAAMLRASRLDDAAALFQFFFRQSNIVPNVVSYNILINAHCNAARVDTALAVYREILDRAPFSPSPVTYRHLTKGLVDSDRIPEAIDLLREMLNRGHGADSLVYNNLIAGFIDRGNWDKAFELFDELKDRCLVYDGVVHATFMEGYWKRGMDKEAMESYQSLLDRQFKMSPATCNVLLETLLKHDKKEEANKLWESMLDNHTPPSFTAVNTETYNVMVNQCFKEGKFEEAIEVFHRTGRKPVMMDVGCFNNIIGKLCENGLLEEAEKLFEEMPGRSVIPDVFTYGHFVDGFFKAGRKEDALRYFEKLVGAGENGPKYNVGFYNKVFDGLVKAGAIGDALEIYGKMGENGMRPDFRSYEILVKALCEEGDLDRCRKLVEEMVGNRIVANSEFRGFVLDAFEKAGQGEEIEAMFQERPGIGAPQVRPGFVAPPRVAGFGAQAQPRFGGPQGQGGFGGPQGQERFGAPQGQQVGFGSPQGQQVGFGAPQGQQVGSGAPQGQQLGFGAPKGQQGFGAPQGQQGFGAPQGQQGFGTSRGQQGFGASQGQQGFGAPPGQQVGYDAAPQSQQVGFGAPQSQQGFGAPQGQQGFGAPQGQRGFGAPQGQQGFGAPPGQQVRYDAAPQGQQVGFGAPQGQAGFGAPQGQQGYDASQGQYGFGTQRFATPQGQQGFGASQGQIQFGAGQDQHGFGASQSQPDFGATQAQPGFGAPQNQPGFGSPQGVHEFGAPPGKPGFDAPQGQQEFDASQDRQELGKK, encoded by the exons ATGGCCGCCATGCTCCGCGCCTCCCGCctcgacgacgccgccgccctctTCCAGTTCTTCTTCCGCCAGTCGAACATCGTCCCCAACGTCGTCTCCTACAACATCCTCATCAACGCCCACTGCAACGCCGCGCGCGTCGACACCGCCCTCGCCGTGTACCGCGAGATCCTCGACCGCGCCCCCTTCTCCCCCTCCCCCGTCACCTACCGCCACCTCACCAAGGGCCTCGTCGACTCCGACCGCATCCCCGAGGCCATCGACCTCCTCCGCGAGATGCTCAACCGCGGCCACGGCGCCGACTCCTTGGTCTACAACAACCTCATCGCCGGGTTCATCGACCGCGGCAATTGGGACAAGGCCTTCGAGCTCTTCGACGAGCTCAAGGACCGCTGCCTCGTCTACGACGGGGTCGTCCACGCCACCTTCATGGAGGGGTACTGGAAGCGCGGGATGGACAAGGAGGCCATGGAGTCGTACCAGTCCCTCCTCGATCGCCAGTTCAAGATGAGCCCCGCCACGTGCAATGTGCTGCTAGAGACGCTGCTGAAGCACGACAAGAAGGAGGAGGCTAATAAGCTCTGGGAGAGCATGCTCGACAACCACACGCCGCCTAGTTTCACCGCCGTGAACACGGAGACGTATAATGTAATGGTGAACCAGTGCTTCAAGGAGGGCAAGTTTGAGGAGGCCATAGAGGTGTTCCATAGGACGGGGAGGAAGCCCGTCATGATGGACGTTGGGTGCTTTAACAATATCATTGGGAAGCTGTGCGAAAATGGGCTTCTTGAGGAAGCAGAGAAGCTGTTCGAGGAAATGCCTGGGAGGTCCGTGATCCCTGATGTGTTCACCTATGGGCATTTTGTCGATGGGTTCTTTAAGGCGGGGAGAAAGGAGGATGCTTTGCGGTATTTCGAGAAGTTGGTGGGTGCCGGAGAGAACGGCCCAAAGTACAACGTAGGGTTTTACAACAAGGTGTTTGATGGGTTGGTGAAAGCGGGAGCGATTGGTGATGCTCTAGAGATCTATGGGAAGATGGGGGAGAACGGGATGAGGCCGGATTTTAGGAGTTATGAGATTTTGGTTAAAGCACTGTGTGAGGAAGGGGACTTGGACCGATGCCGGAAGTTAGTGGAAGAGATGGTAGGAAATCGGATAGTTGCCAACTCCGAGTTCCGTGGGTTTGTACTGGACGCTTTCGAGAAAGCAGGTCAGGGAGAAGAGATTGAAGCAATGTTTCAAGAGAGACCGGGCATTGGCGCTCCACAAGTTCGGCCGGGGTTTGTTGCTCCTCCAAGAGTTGCAGGGTTTGGTGCTCAAGCGCAGCCAAGGTTCGGTGGTCCTCAAGGCCAAGGAGGGTTTGGTGGGCCTCAAGGCCAAGAGAGGTTTGGTGCTCCTCAAGGCCAACAAGTAGGGTTTGGTTCTCCTCAAGGCCAGCAAGTAGGGTTTGGTGCTCCTCAAGGCCAGCAAGTAGGGTCTGGAGCTCCTCAGGGCCAACAATTAGGATTTGGTGCTCCTAAAGGCCAGCAAGGTTTTGGTGCCCCTCAAGGCCAACAGGGTTTTGGTGCTCCTCAAGGCCAGCAAGGTTTTGGTACCTCTCGAGGCCAACAGGGTTTTGGTGCTTCTCAAGGCCAGCAAGGTTTTGGTGCTCCTCCCGGCCAACAAGTAGGGTATGATGCTGCTCCTCAAAGCCAACAAGTAGGATTTGGTGCTCCTCAAAGCCAGCAAGGTTTTGGTGCCCCTCAAGGCCAACAGGGCTTTGGTGCTCCTCAAGGTCAGCGAGGTTTTGGTGCTCCTCAAGGCCAACAAGGTTTTGGTGCTCCTCCAGGTCAACAAGTACGGTATGATGCAGCTCCTCAAGGCCAACAAGTAGGATTTGGTGCTCCTCAAGGCCAAGCAGGGTTTGGTGCCCCTCAAGGTCAACAAGGTTATGATGCTTCTCAAGGCCAATATGGGTTTGGGACTCAAAGGTTTGCTACCCCTCAAGGCCAACAAGGTTTTGGTGCTTCTCAAGGCCAAATACAGTTCGGTGCTGGTCAAGACCAACATGGTTTTGGTGCCTCTCAAAGTCAACCAGATTTTGGTGCTACTCAAGCTCAACCAGGGTTTGGTGCTCCTCAAAACCAACCAGGGTTTGGTTCTCCTCAAGGCGTACATGAGTTTGGTGCTCCACCAGGCAAGCCAGGGTTCGATGCTCCTCAAGGCCAGCAAGAGTTTGATGCATCCCAAGACCGACAG GAGCTAGGAAAAAAATAA
- the LOC109710425 gene encoding pentatricopeptide repeat-containing protein At1g10270-like isoform X1, translating into MAAMLRASRLDDAAALFQFFFRQSNIVPNVVSYNILINAHCNAARVDTALAVYREILDRAPFSPSPVTYRHLTKGLVDSDRIPEAIDLLREMLNRGHGADSLVYNNLIAGFIDRGNWDKAFELFDELKDRCLVYDGVVHATFMEGYWKRGMDKEAMESYQSLLDRQFKMSPATCNVLLETLLKHDKKEEANKLWESMLDNHTPPSFTAVNTETYNVMVNQCFKEGKFEEAIEVFHRTGRKPVMMDVGCFNNIIGKLCENGLLEEAEKLFEEMPGRSVIPDVFTYGHFVDGFFKAGRKEDALRYFEKLVGAGENGPKYNVGFYNKVFDGLVKAGAIGDALEIYGKMGENGMRPDFRSYEILVKALCEEGDLDRCRKLVEEMVGNRIVANSEFRGFVLDAFEKAGQGEEIEAMFQERPGIGAPQVRPGFVAPPRVAGFGAQAQPRFGGPQGQGGFGGPQGQERFGAPQGQQVGFGSPQGQQVGFGAPQGQQVGSGAPQGQQLGFGAPKGQQGFGAPQGQQGFGAPQGQQGFGTSRGQQGFGASQGQQGFGAPPGQQVGYDAAPQSQQVGFGAPQSQQGFGAPQGQQGFGAPQGQRGFGAPQGQQGFGAPPGQQVRYDAAPQGQQVGFGAPQGQAGFGAPQGQQGYDASQGQYGFGTQRFATPQGQQGFGASQGQIQFGAGQDQHGFGASQSQPDFGATQAQPGFGAPQNQPGFGSPQGVHEFGAPPGKPGFDAPQGQQEFDASQDRQACASAPKKFVD; encoded by the exons ATGGCCGCCATGCTCCGCGCCTCCCGCctcgacgacgccgccgccctctTCCAGTTCTTCTTCCGCCAGTCGAACATCGTCCCCAACGTCGTCTCCTACAACATCCTCATCAACGCCCACTGCAACGCCGCGCGCGTCGACACCGCCCTCGCCGTGTACCGCGAGATCCTCGACCGCGCCCCCTTCTCCCCCTCCCCCGTCACCTACCGCCACCTCACCAAGGGCCTCGTCGACTCCGACCGCATCCCCGAGGCCATCGACCTCCTCCGCGAGATGCTCAACCGCGGCCACGGCGCCGACTCCTTGGTCTACAACAACCTCATCGCCGGGTTCATCGACCGCGGCAATTGGGACAAGGCCTTCGAGCTCTTCGACGAGCTCAAGGACCGCTGCCTCGTCTACGACGGGGTCGTCCACGCCACCTTCATGGAGGGGTACTGGAAGCGCGGGATGGACAAGGAGGCCATGGAGTCGTACCAGTCCCTCCTCGATCGCCAGTTCAAGATGAGCCCCGCCACGTGCAATGTGCTGCTAGAGACGCTGCTGAAGCACGACAAGAAGGAGGAGGCTAATAAGCTCTGGGAGAGCATGCTCGACAACCACACGCCGCCTAGTTTCACCGCCGTGAACACGGAGACGTATAATGTAATGGTGAACCAGTGCTTCAAGGAGGGCAAGTTTGAGGAGGCCATAGAGGTGTTCCATAGGACGGGGAGGAAGCCCGTCATGATGGACGTTGGGTGCTTTAACAATATCATTGGGAAGCTGTGCGAAAATGGGCTTCTTGAGGAAGCAGAGAAGCTGTTCGAGGAAATGCCTGGGAGGTCCGTGATCCCTGATGTGTTCACCTATGGGCATTTTGTCGATGGGTTCTTTAAGGCGGGGAGAAAGGAGGATGCTTTGCGGTATTTCGAGAAGTTGGTGGGTGCCGGAGAGAACGGCCCAAAGTACAACGTAGGGTTTTACAACAAGGTGTTTGATGGGTTGGTGAAAGCGGGAGCGATTGGTGATGCTCTAGAGATCTATGGGAAGATGGGGGAGAACGGGATGAGGCCGGATTTTAGGAGTTATGAGATTTTGGTTAAAGCACTGTGTGAGGAAGGGGACTTGGACCGATGCCGGAAGTTAGTGGAAGAGATGGTAGGAAATCGGATAGTTGCCAACTCCGAGTTCCGTGGGTTTGTACTGGACGCTTTCGAGAAAGCAGGTCAGGGAGAAGAGATTGAAGCAATGTTTCAAGAGAGACCGGGCATTGGCGCTCCACAAGTTCGGCCGGGGTTTGTTGCTCCTCCAAGAGTTGCAGGGTTTGGTGCTCAAGCGCAGCCAAGGTTCGGTGGTCCTCAAGGCCAAGGAGGGTTTGGTGGGCCTCAAGGCCAAGAGAGGTTTGGTGCTCCTCAAGGCCAACAAGTAGGGTTTGGTTCTCCTCAAGGCCAGCAAGTAGGGTTTGGTGCTCCTCAAGGCCAGCAAGTAGGGTCTGGAGCTCCTCAGGGCCAACAATTAGGATTTGGTGCTCCTAAAGGCCAGCAAGGTTTTGGTGCCCCTCAAGGCCAACAGGGTTTTGGTGCTCCTCAAGGCCAGCAAGGTTTTGGTACCTCTCGAGGCCAACAGGGTTTTGGTGCTTCTCAAGGCCAGCAAGGTTTTGGTGCTCCTCCCGGCCAACAAGTAGGGTATGATGCTGCTCCTCAAAGCCAACAAGTAGGATTTGGTGCTCCTCAAAGCCAGCAAGGTTTTGGTGCCCCTCAAGGCCAACAGGGCTTTGGTGCTCCTCAAGGTCAGCGAGGTTTTGGTGCTCCTCAAGGCCAACAAGGTTTTGGTGCTCCTCCAGGTCAACAAGTACGGTATGATGCAGCTCCTCAAGGCCAACAAGTAGGATTTGGTGCTCCTCAAGGCCAAGCAGGGTTTGGTGCCCCTCAAGGTCAACAAGGTTATGATGCTTCTCAAGGCCAATATGGGTTTGGGACTCAAAGGTTTGCTACCCCTCAAGGCCAACAAGGTTTTGGTGCTTCTCAAGGCCAAATACAGTTCGGTGCTGGTCAAGACCAACATGGTTTTGGTGCCTCTCAAAGTCAACCAGATTTTGGTGCTACTCAAGCTCAACCAGGGTTTGGTGCTCCTCAAAACCAACCAGGGTTTGGTTCTCCTCAAGGCGTACATGAGTTTGGTGCTCCACCAGGCAAGCCAGGGTTCGATGCTCCTCAAGGCCAGCAAGAGTTTGATGCATCCCAAGACCGACAG GCATGTGCAAGCGCACCAAAAAAGTTTGTAGATTAA
- the LOC109710824 gene encoding uncharacterized protein LOC109710824: MWSDVKPILRPRPDSNDDADYFPSTPRKDWSIGVAKVVSFLAVFMAGLILGSSINAHFGRFYTSQADLFFPRAVYSDCDGNCLSLKHFIKPSHLMHSMTDEELFWRASMVPRMAEYPFQRVPKVAFLFMTRGALPFAPLWDRFFKGHEGLFSVYVHSLPDYRLNVSKESAFHGRQIPSEEVSWGSITLVDAEKRLLANALLDFSNERFVLLSESCIPVYNFPTVYEYLISSAYSFVHSFFDDSKQCKGRYNRRMAPLIKLSEWRKGSQWFELNRELATSIIADRKYYPLFPKYCRPSCYPDEHYIPTYLYMFHGGSNANRSVTWVDWSRGGPHPAMYGAKDITVEFIQAIRNNGTKCEYNSQPTSVCYLFARKFAPAALEPLLNISSTVMEF, encoded by the exons ATGTGGAGCGACGTGAAGCCGATTCTGAGACCCCGCCCTGACTCCAACGACGACGCCGATTACTTCCCCTCGACGCCGCGCAAGGACTGGTCGATCGGCGTCGCGAAGGTCGTCTCCTTCCTAGCCGTGTTCATGGCGGGGCTCATCCTCGGCTCCTCCATCAACGCCCACTTCGGCCGCTTCTACACCTCCCAAGCCGACCTCTTCTTCCCGAGAGCCGTGTACTCCGACTGTGACGGGAACTGCTTGTCCCTGAAGCACTTCATCAAGCCGTCACATTTGATGCATTCCATGACTGATGAGGAGCTCTTCTGGAGGGCTTCGATGGTGCCGAGGATGGCGGAGTACCCGTTCCAGCGGGTTCCGAAGGTGGCGTTCTTGTTCATGACGAGGGGAGCGCTTCCGTTCGCGCCGCTGTGGGATCGGTTCTTCAAAGGGCACGAAGGGTTGTTCTCCGTTTACGTGCATAGTTTGCCGGATTATCGGCTTAATGTGTCGAAGGAATCAGCTTTCCACGGCCGGCAGATCCCCAGCGAG GAAGTATCTTGGGGCTCCATCACACTAGTTGATGCCGAAAAGCGCTTATTAGCCAACGCACTGCTTGACTTCTCCAACGAGCGCTTTGTCCTCCTATCGGAAAGCTGCATCCCTGTATACAACTTCCCAACGGTATACGAATACCTAATAAGCTCTGCCTACAGCTTTGTCCACTCCTTCTTTGACGACTCCAAACAATGCAAAGGCCGCTACAACCGCCGCATGGCTCCTCTCATCAAGCTCTCTGAATGGCGAAAAGGTTCCCAGTGGTTCGAACTCAACCGCGAGCTGGCCACAAGTATCATAGCCGACCGCAAATATTATCCGCTCTTTCCAAAGTATTGCAGGCCCTCTTGCTATCCTGACGAGCACTATATTCCGacgtacttgtatatgtttcatGGAGGGTCGAATGCAAACAGGAGTGTCACGTGGGTCGACTGGTCGAGAGGTGGGCCCCACCCCGCGATGTACGGGGCGAAGGATATTACAGTGGAATTCATCCAGGCGATTAGGAATAATGGgacgaaatgtgagtataatTCTCAGCCGACTTCGGTTTGCTATCTCTTTGCCAGGAAGTTCGCTCCCGCTGCGCTCGAGCCATTACTCAACATCAGTTCGACGGTGATGGAattttaa